In one Agrobacterium tumefaciens genomic region, the following are encoded:
- a CDS encoding aldo/keto reductase, with translation MKQRLLGRTGISVSEICLGTMTWGTQNTEADAHAQMDYAVENGVNFFDTAELYPTTPVSAETQGRTEDYIGTWFEKTGKRDQVVLATKVAGSGRDYIRGGRDIDAAAIREAVDTSLKRLKTDYIDLYQIHWPNRGTYHFRGAWSFDASGQEKQRTLAEITEKLETLGELVKAGKIRAIGLSNESAWGTQKYIDIAEAHGLPRVATIQNEYNLLYRSFDLDMAEVAHHEDVGLLAYSPLAAGLLTGKYQNGARPAGSRATINKDLGGRLQPFQEAPVKAYLELAAQHGIDPAKLAIAFCLTRPFMASAIIGATTIEQLKVDIAAADVTLSDEVLKGIAAIHRQYPMPI, from the coding sequence CACCGAAGCCGACGCGCATGCGCAGATGGATTATGCCGTTGAGAACGGTGTCAATTTCTTCGATACGGCCGAACTTTACCCCACCACGCCGGTTTCCGCCGAAACCCAGGGGCGCACAGAAGACTATATCGGCACATGGTTTGAAAAGACCGGCAAGCGCGACCAGGTCGTGCTCGCCACCAAGGTTGCCGGCTCCGGTCGCGACTATATTCGCGGCGGCCGCGACATCGACGCCGCAGCCATTCGCGAGGCGGTGGATACAAGCCTCAAGCGCCTGAAGACTGACTATATCGACCTCTACCAGATCCACTGGCCGAACCGCGGCACCTATCATTTCCGCGGCGCCTGGAGCTTCGACGCCTCGGGTCAGGAAAAGCAGCGCACGCTCGCCGAAATCACCGAGAAGCTCGAGACGCTCGGCGAACTGGTGAAAGCCGGCAAGATCCGCGCCATCGGCCTTTCCAACGAGAGCGCCTGGGGCACCCAGAAATATATCGACATCGCCGAGGCCCACGGCCTGCCGCGCGTCGCCACCATCCAGAACGAATATAACCTTCTCTATCGCAGCTTCGATCTCGACATGGCGGAAGTCGCCCATCACGAGGATGTCGGCCTGCTCGCCTATTCGCCGCTGGCGGCGGGGCTGCTTACCGGCAAGTACCAGAACGGCGCACGCCCGGCGGGTTCGCGCGCCACCATCAACAAGGACCTCGGCGGTCGGCTGCAGCCGTTTCAGGAAGCACCGGTCAAGGCCTATCTGGAGCTTGCGGCCCAGCATGGCATCGATCCGGCAAAGCTCGCCATCGCCTTCTGCCTCACGCGCCCCTTCATGGCCTCGGCCATCATCGGCGCCACCACGATCGAGCAGCTGAAGGTGGATATTGCGGCGGCCGACGTGACGCTGTCGGACGAGGTGCTGAAGGGGATCGCGGCGATCCACCGGCAATATCCGATGCCAATCTGA